One region of Bacillus pumilus genomic DNA includes:
- the ysxE gene encoding spore coat protein YsxE — protein sequence MDEIQSVLYEYGLEAEYVEPVSPAVVKVYTKQGVFALKRVKASRHMQFTEQMLELESKGYRSFVPIYRTKSGSFFSSHRESQYAYYLMPWLTNEKREEQDDKHEYLFQEIARLHKRTEVMMDITEQEIEAHYTQIKTKWETEKDMYERFIERAEQTWYMSPFELAAAMYFSEAMSASEFALERLEDWHEEMKDKETTRVVLNHGQLSIHHFLYNDVGTGHFTNFERSKKAAPIYDLLTFYYRTFKTYPTSCPECTSLFYTYQKGNPLREEELHLFLSYLAYPQGLFDTVKTYEAGGQDEMESCQQLLRAYWQMKNSEPTVMKIHEIEQARRLEEEQSASSSAE from the coding sequence GTGGATGAGATCCAATCTGTCCTATACGAATACGGGCTTGAGGCGGAATACGTTGAACCTGTCAGTCCTGCTGTCGTCAAAGTATATACAAAGCAGGGCGTATTTGCCTTAAAGCGAGTAAAAGCCAGTCGACATATGCAGTTTACAGAGCAAATGCTTGAACTAGAATCAAAGGGCTATCGCTCTTTTGTGCCGATTTATCGGACGAAGAGCGGTTCTTTTTTCTCAAGTCATCGTGAAAGCCAGTACGCATATTATCTCATGCCTTGGCTGACGAATGAAAAGAGAGAAGAGCAGGACGATAAACATGAATATTTATTTCAAGAGATTGCAAGACTTCATAAGCGGACTGAAGTGATGATGGATATCACAGAGCAAGAGATCGAAGCGCACTACACACAAATCAAGACCAAATGGGAAACAGAGAAAGACATGTATGAACGATTCATAGAGCGGGCAGAGCAAACTTGGTATATGTCGCCATTTGAACTGGCTGCTGCGATGTATTTTTCAGAGGCGATGTCTGCCAGCGAATTTGCCCTCGAACGACTAGAAGACTGGCATGAAGAAATGAAAGATAAAGAAACAACACGTGTTGTGTTAAATCATGGGCAGCTGTCGATTCATCACTTTTTGTATAATGATGTGGGTACAGGACATTTCACCAATTTTGAGCGGTCTAAAAAAGCCGCCCCCATTTATGACCTTCTGACCTTTTACTATCGGACATTCAAAACCTATCCCACGTCTTGTCCTGAATGCACTTCCTTGTTTTATACGTACCAAAAAGGAAATCCTCTTCGGGAGGAAGAGCTTCATTTGTTTCTTAGTTACCTTGCTTATCCGCAAGGTCTGTTTGATACAGTTAAAACCTATGAAGCAGGCGGGCAGGATGAGATGGAAAGCTGTCAACAGCTGTTAAGAGCGTATTGGCAGATGAAAAATTCAGAGCCGACCGTCATGAAGATTCACGAGATTGAGCAGGCTAGACGGCTTGAAGAAGAACAAAGTGCCTCGTCATCAGCGGAATGA
- a CDS encoding cytochrome c biogenesis protein, translating into MMESIVARLGEATTLIYALSVLFYFIDFLQHNRKAGKMAFWLLSIVWLLQTVYMFYIMMETDRFPVLNVAEGLYFYTWVLVTLSLVLTKILRVEFIVFFTNVIGFSLMAIHTFTPSDLHSAELTGKLTSELLVIHITMAILSYGAFSLSFAFSLLYLFQYRLLKKKKWGKWLLRIEDLSKLDHMAYVLNIIGVPMLLLSLILGIIWAYISYDTLYWTDTKVLGSFIMLFLYGVYLYIRLVKNMQGKVVALWNVGSFFVLMINYFLLGSLSTFHWFQ; encoded by the coding sequence ATGATGGAATCCATTGTAGCGAGACTAGGCGAAGCGACGACCTTGATCTATGCACTAAGTGTCTTGTTCTATTTCATAGATTTTCTTCAACACAACCGGAAGGCTGGAAAAATGGCTTTCTGGTTGCTTTCTATTGTCTGGCTGCTGCAAACAGTCTACATGTTCTATATTATGATGGAAACAGACCGATTCCCTGTGTTGAATGTAGCAGAGGGGTTATATTTTTATACGTGGGTGCTTGTGACACTTTCACTTGTTCTCACAAAAATATTGCGTGTTGAATTTATCGTCTTTTTTACAAATGTCATCGGTTTTTCCTTGATGGCGATTCACACCTTTACACCATCTGATCTCCACTCAGCAGAACTAACTGGGAAGCTGACGAGTGAATTGCTTGTGATTCATATTACGATGGCGATTTTATCATACGGTGCCTTTTCACTTTCATTTGCTTTCTCTCTACTCTATCTCTTTCAATATCGTTTGCTGAAAAAGAAAAAATGGGGAAAATGGCTTCTGAGAATTGAAGATTTATCGAAGCTTGATCATATGGCATACGTATTAAACATTATTGGCGTGCCGATGCTCTTACTTAGTTTGATTCTTGGCATCATTTGGGCATATATTTCGTATGATACGTTGTACTGGACAGATACAAAGGTGCTTGGTTCGTTTATTATGCTGTTTTTATATGGTGTTTACTTATATATCAGATTGGTGAAAAATATGCAGGGCAAAGTCGTGGCACTGTGGAATGTCGGTTCATTCTTTGTGCTGATGATCAATTATTTTCTGCTTGGTAGCTTATCAACCTTTCATTGGTTTCAATAA
- a CDS encoding uroporphyrinogen-III synthase, giving the protein MTIGQSLHGQTVLVTRNERQAGVFQQKIEELNGHAVLTSLIRFEPTLTNEKAQAFLKDLENSQWLVFTSVNGASFFLSYIEDHHLHKSLSHLKVAAVGEKTSAYLEQHGLKVDVVPERFIAEELADALLDHVRPGERVFVAKGHLSRDVVKKTLVPLGIEVKEWILYETVKDEEGIAALKTAMTKQSFDFITFTSSSTVHSFMHAMEADAAKLAASDTCFVTIGPLTKEALLQYGISSETPDTYTIDGMLELMCRLSERKLNQ; this is encoded by the coding sequence ATGACCATAGGCCAATCGCTTCACGGACAGACGGTGCTTGTCACTCGAAATGAACGTCAAGCGGGTGTGTTTCAGCAGAAGATTGAAGAGCTGAACGGCCATGCTGTTTTAACCTCTCTTATTCGGTTTGAGCCTACGCTCACAAATGAAAAAGCGCAGGCCTTTTTAAAGGACTTAGAAAATAGCCAATGGCTTGTTTTCACGAGTGTAAATGGGGCGTCTTTTTTTCTGAGCTACATAGAAGACCATCATTTACATAAGAGTTTATCCCATTTGAAAGTGGCTGCGGTAGGTGAGAAAACCTCTGCCTATCTTGAGCAGCACGGCTTGAAGGTGGATGTCGTACCAGAACGATTCATAGCGGAAGAGCTCGCAGATGCGCTGCTTGACCATGTGCGTCCGGGAGAGCGTGTGTTTGTAGCAAAAGGACACCTGTCTCGAGATGTCGTGAAGAAAACGCTTGTTCCACTTGGCATAGAAGTAAAGGAATGGATTTTATATGAAACGGTCAAGGATGAGGAAGGAATTGCCGCTCTCAAAACGGCAATGACGAAGCAATCATTTGATTTTATTACATTTACGAGCTCATCCACTGTCCATTCATTTATGCATGCCATGGAGGCAGATGCAGCGAAGCTAGCTGCTTCTGACACCTGTTTTGTGACGATCGGTCCTCTGACAAAAGAGGCGCTGCTTCAATACGGGATTTCTTCTGAAACCCCAGATACTTATACGATAGACGGAATGCTTGAATTGATGTGCCGTTTATCTGAAAGGAAGTTGAACCAATGA
- the hemB gene encoding porphobilinogen synthase translates to MMKFNRHRRLRTSAGMRELVRETFLRPSDFIYPIFFVEGENVRKEVSSMPGVYHISVDLVKEEVQELVDLGIKSIIVFGVPDHKDHVGSEAYHDHGIVQRATLEIKKHFPELVVIADTCLCQYTDHGHCGIVEDGEVLNDESLQLLAKTAVSQARAGADIIAPSNMMDGFVIAIREALDEAGFIHVPVMSYAVKYASAFYGPFRDAAHSTPQFGDRKTYQMDPANRLEALREAQSDVEEGADFLIVKPSLSYLDIMRDVKNEFTLPIVAYNVSGEYAMVKAAAQNGWISEKELVLEMLTSMKRAGAELIITYHAKDAAKWLSE, encoded by the coding sequence ATGATGAAATTTAACAGACACCGCAGACTGCGGACAAGTGCAGGAATGAGAGAATTAGTCAGAGAAACCTTTTTAAGACCATCTGATTTCATTTATCCGATCTTTTTTGTAGAGGGAGAAAATGTCCGAAAAGAAGTCTCTTCAATGCCGGGTGTTTATCACATTTCAGTGGACCTTGTAAAAGAAGAAGTCCAAGAGCTTGTCGACCTAGGCATCAAATCAATTATTGTATTTGGTGTTCCAGATCATAAAGACCATGTGGGCAGTGAAGCGTATCACGACCATGGCATTGTGCAAAGAGCGACGCTTGAGATCAAAAAGCATTTCCCAGAGCTCGTGGTCATTGCAGACACTTGCTTATGCCAATATACAGATCACGGACACTGCGGAATCGTTGAAGATGGAGAAGTTTTAAATGATGAATCTCTTCAGCTATTAGCGAAAACTGCTGTTAGCCAAGCGCGCGCAGGTGCAGATATCATTGCTCCTTCCAATATGATGGATGGATTTGTTATTGCCATTCGTGAGGCGCTTGATGAAGCTGGCTTTATTCATGTACCTGTCATGTCATATGCTGTGAAATATGCAAGTGCGTTTTACGGTCCGTTTCGTGACGCGGCGCATAGCACACCGCAGTTTGGAGATCGTAAAACATACCAAATGGACCCTGCAAACCGTTTAGAGGCACTAAGAGAAGCGCAATCTGACGTAGAAGAGGGAGCTGACTTCCTCATTGTGAAACCATCTCTTTCTTATTTAGACATTATGCGTGATGTGAAAAATGAATTTACACTCCCTATTGTTGCTTACAATGTGAGCGGAGAATATGCAATGGTCAAAGCCGCTGCTCAAAATGGGTGGATTTCTGAAAAAGAGCTTGTTCTTGAAATGCTGACAAGCATGAAACGTGCAGGAGCAGAACTCATCATTACGTATCATGCAAAAGATGCAGCAAAATGGCTCTCAGAATAA
- the hemA gene encoding glutamyl-tRNA reductase, with protein sequence MHILVVGLDYKTAPVEIREQLSFEPSELGTAMSKLKEEKSILENIVISTCNRTEIYAVVDQLHTGRFYIKRFLADWFGLEKEDVSPYLKFYENDGAVEHLFRVACGLDSMVIGETQILGQVRSSFKVAQEEKTIGTVFNYLFKQAVTVAKRSHAETDIASNAVSVSYAAVELAKKIFGRLSDKHVLILGAGKMGELAAQNLQGQGIGQVTVINRTYEKAKELAGRFSGEPKSLNQLEKTLSEADILISSTGAKQFVITKEMVESANKKRKGRPLFMVDIAVPRDLDPAISEVEGAFLYDIDDLEGIVAANLKERRAVAEQVELLIEAEIVEFKQWLNTLGVVPVISALREKALTIQADTMQSIERKLPNLTHREMKLLNKHTKSIINQMLKDPILKAKEIAAEPNAEEKLLLFKEIFDLQVEDEEQKVEPMQVEQGSFQLFKPNMAQGFATVASE encoded by the coding sequence ATGCATATTCTTGTTGTGGGTTTAGATTATAAAACAGCCCCTGTTGAGATACGGGAACAGCTGAGCTTTGAACCGAGCGAGCTCGGAACAGCGATGTCCAAGCTTAAAGAAGAAAAAAGCATTCTAGAGAATATCGTCATCTCAACATGTAATCGAACAGAGATCTACGCAGTGGTAGATCAGCTTCATACTGGACGGTTTTATATAAAAAGATTTTTAGCTGATTGGTTCGGTTTAGAAAAGGAAGATGTCTCGCCGTATTTGAAGTTCTATGAAAATGATGGAGCGGTCGAGCATTTATTCCGTGTGGCCTGTGGACTTGATTCCATGGTGATTGGCGAAACACAAATACTTGGTCAAGTGCGCTCTAGCTTTAAAGTAGCTCAAGAGGAGAAGACCATTGGTACCGTTTTCAATTATTTATTCAAACAGGCGGTCACCGTTGCAAAACGCTCTCATGCGGAAACAGACATTGCGTCTAATGCCGTGTCTGTCAGCTATGCAGCTGTCGAGCTTGCGAAAAAAATCTTTGGACGTCTTTCTGATAAACATGTCCTGATTCTTGGTGCGGGTAAAATGGGCGAACTAGCGGCTCAAAACCTTCAAGGTCAAGGGATTGGTCAAGTAACGGTTATCAATCGAACGTATGAGAAAGCAAAAGAATTGGCGGGCCGTTTTTCAGGAGAGCCTAAAAGCTTAAACCAATTGGAAAAAACATTATCCGAAGCGGACATTTTAATTAGTTCCACTGGTGCGAAACAATTTGTCATTACAAAAGAAATGGTCGAAAGTGCGAATAAAAAGCGGAAGGGCAGACCTCTATTTATGGTGGATATTGCTGTCCCTCGTGATTTAGATCCAGCCATTTCTGAAGTAGAAGGTGCTTTTTTGTATGACATTGATGATCTTGAGGGCATCGTGGCAGCTAACTTAAAAGAACGCCGTGCGGTGGCTGAGCAGGTTGAGCTCCTCATTGAAGCAGAAATTGTGGAATTTAAGCAATGGCTGAATACGCTTGGTGTGGTTCCTGTCATTTCTGCACTTAGAGAAAAGGCGCTGACGATTCAAGCGGATACGATGCAGAGTATTGAGCGAAAGCTTCCGAATCTCACACACCGTGAAATGAAGCTATTAAATAAACATACGAAAAGCATTATCAATCAAATGCTGAAAGATCCTATCTTAAAGGCAAAAGAAATTGCCGCGGAGCCGAATGCAGAAGAAAAACTTTTACTGTTCAAAGAAATCTTTGATTTACAGGTTGAAGATGAAGAGCAAAAGGTGGAGCCGATGCAGGTGGAGCAAGGGTCATTTCAGCTGTTTAAACCAAATATGGCACAAGGCTTTGCTACAGTTGCCAGTGAGTGA
- a CDS encoding LysM peptidoglycan-binding domain-containing protein: protein MSQNNRLQFSVEESIYFKSGQEVSELLSISLDPDILVQEVNDYVSIRGSLELTGEYNINQEELLGELSSYASYREADEVKVREDGTAELLHQFPVDITIPKNKISHLNDVFVFIDAFDYQLTENRLLTIQADLAIEGLLDEEMPQVPVEEPYEFVHRSEEEYGDVTYDYQLQPEDEEQEELQDYEREIDEDQAVLQHDTRAEEEKQEEEIEIELVSREEETEELEESESQEEVALGYRSLPEAQVQEPPFFEPPKLLEEEKREDTFFEVEVRKDPEAAEELEETVQPYPVFESPAYHVEEEQEAQDDTYQLGRLYEREAPKVYESAQEEEEFEEDVRETSGSENSLYLTKLFAKQEEEDFSRMKICIVQQEDTVDRICERYQLNVQQLLRTNSLSVDAELEEGQILYIPEYQKSNA from the coding sequence TTGTCTCAAAACAATCGATTACAGTTTTCAGTAGAAGAATCCATCTATTTCAAAAGCGGACAGGAAGTCAGTGAGCTGCTGTCTATTTCTCTCGATCCTGACATTCTCGTTCAAGAAGTGAATGATTATGTTTCGATTAGAGGTTCACTCGAGCTAACAGGAGAATACAACATAAATCAAGAGGAGCTATTGGGTGAATTGAGTTCCTATGCATCATACAGAGAAGCTGATGAGGTGAAGGTCAGAGAAGACGGGACGGCGGAGCTTCTGCATCAATTCCCAGTCGATATCACGATTCCTAAAAACAAAATCAGTCATTTAAATGATGTGTTTGTGTTTATTGATGCGTTTGATTACCAGCTGACAGAAAATCGTTTGCTGACCATTCAAGCTGATCTGGCGATTGAGGGTCTATTAGACGAGGAAATGCCCCAAGTGCCTGTAGAGGAGCCATATGAATTTGTTCATCGTTCTGAAGAAGAATATGGCGACGTGACCTACGATTATCAGCTGCAGCCAGAAGATGAAGAGCAAGAAGAGCTACAAGACTATGAACGTGAGATTGATGAGGATCAGGCTGTATTACAGCATGACACGCGCGCCGAAGAAGAAAAGCAGGAAGAAGAAATTGAGATAGAGCTGGTGAGTAGGGAAGAAGAAACCGAAGAACTGGAAGAATCGGAGAGCCAAGAAGAAGTGGCGCTTGGTTATCGCTCCTTACCAGAAGCTCAGGTGCAAGAACCGCCATTTTTTGAACCGCCTAAGCTCTTAGAAGAAGAGAAAAGGGAGGATACATTCTTTGAGGTGGAAGTGAGAAAAGATCCCGAAGCAGCTGAAGAGCTGGAAGAAACGGTTCAGCCGTATCCAGTATTTGAATCACCGGCTTATCACGTGGAAGAGGAGCAAGAGGCGCAGGATGACACGTACCAGCTCGGACGGTTATATGAACGAGAAGCGCCAAAAGTATATGAGTCAGCTCAAGAAGAAGAGGAGTTTGAAGAAGATGTGAGAGAAACGTCTGGCAGTGAAAACTCTCTTTATTTAACAAAGCTGTTTGCTAAGCAGGAGGAGGAAGATTTTTCTCGCATGAAAATATGTATAGTTCAGCAAGAAGATACGGTCGATCGTATTTGTGAGCGATATCAGTTGAATGTGCAGCAGCTTCTTCGCACAAACTCATTATCAGTGGATGCGGAGCTTGAAGAAGGGCAGATTCTTTATATTCCTGAATATCAAAAAAGCAATGCCTAA
- the hemC gene encoding hydroxymethylbilane synthase: protein MRTIKVGSRRSKLAITQTKWVIQKLSELNPSYSFEIKEIVTKGDQILDVTLSKVGGKGLFVKEIEQAMLNHDIDMAVHSMKDMPAALPEGLVIGCIPEREDVRDALISKDHLRLHELPKGAIVGTSSLRRSAQLLQERPDLNIKWIRGNIDTRLEKLKNEEYDAIILAAAGLSRMGWSKEVVSEFLSPETCLPAVGQGALSIECRGDDEELLQLLAQFTNEYTKKTVLAERAFLKQMDGSCQVPIAGYATINERDEIELTGLVASADGHTIIRETVSGSDPEAIGTACAKQMADKGAKDLIDKVKKDLSSQ, encoded by the coding sequence TTGCGTACAATTAAAGTAGGTTCTAGAAGAAGTAAGCTTGCAATTACACAAACAAAATGGGTCATTCAAAAGCTGTCTGAACTAAACCCTTCTTATTCTTTTGAAATAAAAGAGATTGTGACAAAGGGTGATCAAATTTTAGATGTGACCTTATCAAAGGTTGGCGGAAAAGGACTGTTTGTCAAAGAAATTGAACAGGCGATGCTGAATCACGACATCGATATGGCAGTTCACAGTATGAAGGATATGCCGGCTGCTCTTCCTGAAGGATTAGTCATTGGCTGTATTCCTGAGCGTGAAGATGTAAGGGACGCTCTGATTTCGAAGGATCATCTGCGTCTTCATGAGCTGCCGAAGGGTGCTATTGTGGGAACGAGCAGCTTACGGCGCAGTGCCCAGCTTCTTCAGGAAAGACCAGATCTGAACATTAAATGGATTAGAGGAAACATTGATACACGATTGGAAAAGCTGAAAAATGAAGAATATGATGCCATTATTCTAGCGGCTGCCGGTCTGTCCAGAATGGGATGGAGCAAAGAGGTCGTGTCTGAATTTTTATCTCCTGAGACTTGCCTGCCCGCAGTTGGTCAAGGCGCTTTGTCAATTGAGTGCCGCGGAGATGATGAAGAGCTATTGCAGCTTCTCGCTCAATTTACGAATGAATACACAAAGAAAACGGTTCTCGCTGAACGAGCCTTCCTCAAACAAATGGATGGCAGCTGTCAGGTGCCGATCGCTGGCTATGCAACGATAAATGAGCGCGATGAAATTGAACTGACGGGTCTTGTGGCATCTGCTGACGGACACACGATTATTCGAGAAACTGTATCAGGCTCTGACCCTGAGGCAATTGGAACAGCATGTGCGAAGCAGATGGCTGATAAGGGAGCAAAGGATTTAATCGACAAGGTGAAAAAGGATCTGTCCTCCCAATGA
- the hemL gene encoding glutamate-1-semialdehyde 2,1-aminomutase — MGRSYEKSKQAFEEAQHLMPGGVNSPVRAFKSVNTDPIFMERGKGAKIYDIDGNEYIDYVLSWGPLILGHTNDRVVESIQRVAEKGTSFGASTLVENELAKLVSERVPSIEVIRMVSSGTEATMSALRLARGFTGRNKIVKFEGCYHGHGDSLLIKAGSGVATLGLPDSPGVPEGTASNTITVPYNDLESIQVAFQEFGDDIAGVIVEPVAGNMGVVPPQDGFLQGLRDITEQYGALLIFDEVMTGFRVDYHCAQGYFGITPDLTCLGKVIGGGLPVGAYGGRADIMRQIAPSGPIYQAGTLSGNPLAMTAGLETLKQLTPESYEEFRRKGDRLEEGISNAAKAHGIPLTFNRAGSMIGFFFTNEEVVNYDKAKTADLALFAEFYKEMADHGIFLPPSQFEGLFLSTAHTDEDIEYTIETVEKVFQKLRR; from the coding sequence ATGGGACGTAGCTATGAAAAATCAAAGCAAGCATTTGAAGAAGCGCAGCATTTAATGCCTGGTGGTGTCAACAGCCCTGTACGTGCATTTAAATCAGTGAACACAGATCCGATTTTTATGGAACGAGGCAAAGGCGCCAAAATCTATGATATTGATGGAAATGAATACATCGATTATGTCTTATCATGGGGACCGCTTATTTTAGGGCATACGAATGACCGTGTGGTTGAAAGCATTCAGCGAGTGGCAGAAAAGGGGACAAGCTTTGGTGCTTCGACATTAGTTGAAAATGAATTAGCTAAGCTTGTATCAGAGCGGGTTCCTTCTATCGAAGTCATTCGTATGGTCAGCTCTGGTACAGAGGCAACCATGAGTGCACTTCGTCTGGCTCGAGGCTTTACAGGCAGAAATAAAATTGTGAAATTTGAAGGCTGCTATCATGGCCACGGTGATTCTTTGCTCATTAAAGCAGGTTCAGGTGTCGCAACGCTAGGGCTTCCAGATAGCCCAGGGGTACCTGAAGGAACTGCAAGCAACACGATCACAGTGCCGTACAATGATTTAGAAAGCATTCAAGTTGCTTTTCAGGAATTTGGAGACGATATTGCAGGTGTCATTGTCGAGCCGGTTGCAGGAAATATGGGGGTTGTCCCTCCGCAAGACGGTTTCTTACAAGGGCTGAGAGACATCACAGAGCAATACGGAGCTTTACTCATTTTTGATGAGGTCATGACCGGCTTCCGTGTGGATTATCACTGCGCGCAAGGCTACTTTGGCATCACACCTGATCTGACGTGTCTTGGTAAAGTGATCGGAGGCGGTCTTCCGGTCGGCGCTTATGGCGGAAGAGCGGATATTATGAGACAAATTGCGCCAAGCGGTCCAATTTATCAAGCAGGAACGTTATCTGGTAACCCACTTGCGATGACAGCAGGCTTAGAAACCTTAAAACAGCTGACACCTGAGTCTTATGAAGAGTTTAGACGAAAAGGAGACCGGCTGGAAGAAGGCATTTCAAATGCGGCGAAAGCACATGGAATTCCATTAACGTTTAACCGTGCGGGTTCGATGATTGGATTCTTCTTTACAAATGAAGAAGTGGTCAATTATGACAAAGCCAAAACAGCTGATCTCGCTTTATTTGCTGAATTTTACAAGGAAATGGCCGACCACGGCATCTTCCTTCCCCCTTCTCAATTCGAAGGACTATTCCTGTCAACAGCTCACACAGATGAAGACATCGAATATACGATTGAGACAGTGGAAAAAGTATTTCAAAAACTACGTCGATAA
- the yihA gene encoding ribosome biogenesis GTP-binding protein YihA/YsxC, whose translation MKVTKSDIVISAVKPEQYPSGGLPEIALAGRSNVGKSSFINSLINRKNLARTSSKPGKTQTLNFYIINDMLHFVDVPGYGFAKVSKTEREAWGRMIETYITMREELKAVVQIVDLRHKPSVDDVNMYEFLKYYGVPVIVIATKADKIPKGKWEKHAKVVKQTLDIAPSDELVLFSSETKKGKDEAWNAILAKINN comes from the coding sequence ATGAAAGTAACAAAATCAGATATCGTCATTAGTGCGGTAAAACCAGAGCAGTACCCAAGCGGGGGACTGCCTGAAATCGCTCTTGCTGGACGATCAAATGTTGGGAAGTCCTCGTTCATCAACTCATTGATTAATCGTAAAAATTTAGCGCGTACGTCTTCTAAACCAGGTAAGACTCAAACGCTTAATTTCTACATTATTAATGATATGCTCCATTTTGTGGACGTTCCAGGTTACGGCTTTGCTAAAGTATCAAAGACAGAGCGTGAAGCCTGGGGTAGAATGATCGAAACGTATATTACAATGCGTGAAGAATTAAAAGCAGTTGTCCAAATTGTGGACCTGCGTCATAAGCCATCAGTAGATGATGTGAACATGTATGAATTCCTGAAATATTACGGCGTTCCCGTGATCGTCATCGCAACAAAGGCGGACAAAATTCCAAAAGGCAAATGGGAAAAACATGCGAAAGTCGTCAAACAGACACTCGACATTGCCCCATCAGATGAACTAGTCCTATTCTCTTCTGAAACAAAAAAGGGAAAAGACGAAGCCTGGAATGCCATCCTTGCGAAGATTAATAACTAA